DNA sequence from the Micromonas commoda chromosome 7, complete sequence genome:
ACATCTCCTCGAACTCGCTGCCCGCGCGGTAAAAGAAGGGCACGCCGGCTTCGCCCGCTACGGCCCTGGCGAGCAAAGTCTTCCCGGTGCCCGGGGGACCCGACAGCAGGACACCCTTGGGAAGCTTACCCCCCAGCCTGGTGAACAGGTCGGGGTTTTTGAGGTACTCGACAATCTCCTGGAGCTCCTGCTTCGCCTCGTCGCACCCCTTGACGTCGTTGAACGTCTTGACGGACTTTTCGCTCAGCGCCTCCTTGTTGTACTCCTTGGGGTCGAACGAGGACTCCTTCTTCTGCGCCGCCGGGAGCGAAGGCTTGGCGTCGCCCGGTAACAAGCCGCCCTGCCTGTTCGCCGTCTGCGAGGACGTCATCAAGGAGGTGGACGCACCCTTGCTGGCGGACACCTTGCCGGCGTACTGCCTCACCGCGCCCATGCCTCCCCACGCGCAGAGCCCCAGCGTGCAGTAAAACAAAAAGTTTACCAATCCGTTGTCGCCCGCcttcgccccggcgccgcgcgcgacaccccccgcgccgtcggagaTGACCACGtgcagcggcgccgcggccgatcGACCCGCGGGGAGCTTGGCCACCTCGGGTTTGCCCTTGCTTCGGACGCTCAAGTCTCTTAGAAAAATCGGGAGTTCGGATttgtccgccgcggcggtggccaccGACTCCATCACGCGCTCGAcagcctcgtcgccgctgagGCGCAGGTTCTTGTCCTTCATCACCTCGACGCTCATCATGGATATCTGCGACTTGGGCGGCATCTGGACGTCGAACTGCTCGAGCTTGCCCAGCTTGGCCATCGAGTTGAGGTACGCCACCACGGAGCCGGGCCCCGACGCGAagtcgcgctcctcgaaccgcttgatgacgtcgtcgtacCGCTTGGACGCGTACAGCTCCCGCATCAGCGTGTCCTGCTTGACGAAGTTGCCcggggacgcgtccgcggcctcGTAGAGCTGGTCGACGTGTCGCGCCTGCGCGTTTGCGGGGATGGACGTGAACCAGTCGCGGACACCCTTGGGCACCAGCTTGGCGAAGGGGTTGGGAGACCCCGCGTTTGAAGCGTCGGAGTCCTTTCCCTCGGCATCGGACgcgttcttcttctccgacgacgtcttGTTTCGCGACGGGGTCTCCTCGCCGGACGCCGAACCCGAggcgtccggcgccgcggtttcctcggcgtcgccggttttctcgtcttcgtcgcccgGGTTCTCAgatcgcgcgtctcgcgcgggtgcgtccgcgtcgacagCCTCGGACTCGCTCGCGAGGCCGAGCGGGTCGAAgtcgccgatcgcggcggctgatTCCGCCTCGATGTCCTTGTCCTTGCCCGCGCGGACCCTCGCGAGCCGCCTGCCGCGGccggtcgtcgacggcgccttGGTCGAACCTAGGCCTCGGCGGATCTGGCCCGGACGAGCGTGAaacatcgccgcgggggacgaggccgcgcgcgcggccggcgcgcgccgcgaggacggcgcgggtacaccgcgcgtggcggcgagcgtgTCCACCACCGTAGCCGCGCTCATGTTGTCTGCGCGGGTCCTTCAGCGGAGCGAGCTACCGAGGGGACAATCCTAGCCGCTCGCTCGAAAAACAAAAAGTCACGCTGAGATCTTGGCGCAGCTTTCTTGGCGCTCCCCACCTGCAAAATCTCCGGCCGGACACTGGTCCTTCGGAAGCCGAACCGCCGAAAACGCCTCGACGCACCGCACGAACCCACCGCACGTGGCGCgagacgaaggcggcggagccgaTATTGCGCCCCACCGCTCCCTCCCGACGCGTGTCTCGCATCGATCAACccctccgcgagcgtcgatATCCTCCGACCGACATGCCCAAGCACGGCGCCGGCAAGCGAGTGTCGTTCTCCgaggagacccgcgcggcccCGATGGCGCATGAGAGCGAGACGGGCGTCAGCACCAGACCGGAGCGTTACGGCGCCagcatcgtcgacgagcgccgcgatgcgctcAGAGACAAACTCAAGTACTTCGAGAGCAAGATCGACGCCTCCGATCCGGCGCaggtggcggcgctggaggagatgCGCGAGCAGACCGCGGAGGTTGAGCGCATCTCCGGGGTGTGGCACACCAGGGGACTGCCCGGGGTGACCAGGGAGTGGAACGATCCGTTCTACTGCCCCAAGCagatcgcgccgccgtcgtcgcaggAGACGTTGATGGAATACAAGCGGAtgaagctcgaggaggcgaagtTCAGGGCGGAAGGCCCGTACTTCAGCAAAGGCAagctgcccccgccgccggcgttgcAGGGACTcgaagaggaggagaaaCCGAAGCCCGTGCGGTGACGCGAGCGGAAGGACTTGAGGTCAACCGACCGCCGATCGCGAAAATCGAGGAGACAACGAGGGAGCCCGAGAATTCTATCGCGCCCCCCGGGCCAAAGCCAGAGCCGagggcgcgaaggaggaggtaTCTTCGTCGCCATGATGAAACTCTCGTTCGGTATGAAGGCCAAGCGGCAGAAGTTCGCCACGCAGCtggcggacgacgaagaggacgaagaggagaaggagctAAAGCGGCTCAAGTCCGAACGTATGACTTGAATTGATCACAAGAGTAAATCGACGGCTCTCAGATCCGTCGAACACCGTCCAAACCCTCGCCCCGATCACCGTCACTGACACTCATCTCGCATCTGATGAAACAGCGGTCAAGGAACCGGAGGATCCGGAGGtgaagcgcgccgcggacaagCTCGCCGCATtcgtggcggcgaggggacgcgcggccgaagaaggggcgcgcgccaaaaatcccggcggcgacacccCCTTCAGGTTCCTCCACGATAAGACGTGCAACGACTACAGGTACTACGAATCAAAGATCGCGGAAGCGGTGGGCGGGGAGAAATCGGGAgcgggcgcgtccaccgcgcccgctcccgctcaacccgccgcgcccgcggcgatgaccccgcccgccgggatccctcctcctccgccacccgACGACGCAATCGCCTCGCAGCCGAGACGGAGGAGCCGGTGGGGGATGGCCCCGGGGGAACAAAATCCCCCCGAAGCGCCCGCCCAACGGCCAAACTCGGGCTGGGACGCCGGTCCCGCGCCCCAGAGACAAACACCCGGCGCAGCCCCGGACTCTgagcgaacggcggcggcttcgggcgtcgtcggcggggcgcccatcgcgtcgtcgaatgCCACTACATCTTCGCCGGACCgaccccgtccgcgccgcgacgagcgcagGTTCTAccacgacccgcgcgcgcagggacccgcggggatcaccgccgcgtccaggtcCGGGttcgccgacggcacccccgacggcacccccgacggcacccctACACccggcgcacagctgtcggGCGGAGTGGTCGGGTTCGacaaggacgccgcggcgcgggacccgcTGCGGGCGATGGAGTTcttcgcgcagcgcgcggcgagggaggagaagTGGCGCGAGGAcaagcgcgccgagcgcgagcgcgtcgagcgccaaCGGTCGGAGCGCAAGGGTTTCAGCGACCCCATTCccggcgcacagctggacggatcgacgccggctgaggcggaggcgcggcgaaTGGGGGTCAACAGGCCGATCCGTcacgaggagatcgacgccAAGTACGACGCGTTGGGCAGGCGGGGGCATCACATGGATCAGTTCGTGcccgagcacgagcgcgtgcggatgatggcggcggcgggggatccgGCGGCACAGGCTGCGCAGGCGAAGCAGGCCATCGAGGCGAGGctcaacggcggcggaggtggggGCGGGTTGGGGTATAATCCCCTCGAGCGCAAGGGCCTGGGAGCCTCGGATCCCACCGCGCCTTCGTCGCAGGACGACATTTACGAGCAGTATAAGAAGCGAATGTCCACGGGATACAGGTACAGGCCGAACCCGCTGGGTAACCCGCGCAAGCAGTACTACTAGCTAGCGAGCAGACGAATTGCGAAGAAAGAATCGTATTATGATAAAATTTACGGCAAGACAGGGTATTGCGGTCGACGTGTCGGTGAATTagcgggcgggcgcgccctcgagcttCACCATCTGCTCCGggtcgagcaccgcgagctccttctcgtccgCATCCTCCATcacgcatccgccgccgaaggaAACCTCGGACTCCCCGGTCACACCCACCGGCTCCTTCTCCTGGAGcttcctcgcctccgcgatgaCATCCGGCACAATCTTCTTGAGGCCCTTGGTGGGCGCCCCGTACACAGCCTTATCGGTgaccacctccgccgcgagcttacccgcgagcacggcgcccTCCATCGACCCGAGGAACTTCTGGCTTGTCcagtcgcccgcgagggtaAAGTTGGAGATTGGCGTCGCCTGCGAGGGGCGGTACTTGTTCCGGCCCGGGATGGCGGCGTACACGGACCTGGGCGTCTTGACCACCGCGTGCTTGAGGAgcttggcgccgacgccgtcgggggacTTGGGTCCGATCTCGAGCGGGAAGAgcctctcgagctccttcatGGTCGCCTCCACGATCTCCTCGTTGGACTTGGCGATCCAGTTGGTTTTGCCGCCGGCGAGTGGCGAGCACGGCGCAaagacgagctcgagcatggacttctcctcgtcgtagTACTCCTTGCAGGTGGTGGACATGTCGGCGTAGACAGAGAGGAGCGGGGACCTGGAGAAGCAGAGGTGGTCCACGTTCTTGAGCTTACGGTCGAACCAGAGGTGGATGTTGATGACGGGGAtgccctcgagctcctggATCTGGTGGAAGAAGGGCATGGTGCCCCACTGCTTGGGCATCATCCTCTTCATGATGTCCACGGGCACCGCGGAGACGtactcgtccgcgacgatctcctcgccgGACACCATCTTGAGGCACTTGAcgctgccgtcgtcgttgagCACGAACTCCTTGACGCGCTGCTTCAgcttgacgtcgccgccgccagccttgaTGTGGTCCACCATCGGCGCGCAGAGCCTGTCGGGCTGGTTGCCGTCGAGGAAGGCCATCTGCAGCCCGTCGGTCTCGTTGAGGAAACGGTTCATGGCGGTCAACACGACGGTCATGGAGAGCTTATCGGGGTCGATGAAatcgagcgccttggccatGGAGATGAACACCTCCTCGTTGATGCGATCGGGCATGCCGTACTTGCGCATGAAGTCGAGGACGGAGAGCTCGTCCTGCTCGTCGATGAAGTCCTGGCCCTCGATGAGCATGGGGATCAGAGGCGGCGCGGTCTGGAGCTTCTCGCCGAGCGTGAGCATCTTCTGGTTgaggaggatggcgaggCCGAAGTTCAAGGGCGCGGGGATGCCCTTGACAAAGTCGAAGGTGGTGAACTCGCCGGGGAGCTCCTGCATGGCGAAGATCATCTTGTGCACCTTCCACTGGAGGCGGTCCTCGatgtcgagctcggcgaagaGGTTCATCATGTTGGGGTAGGCGCCGAAGAAGATGTGAAGGCCGGTCTCGATCCAGTCGCCGTCCTTGTCCTTCCACGCGGACACCTTGCCGCCAAGCACGTCGCGGCCCTCGAGCACGATGGGCTCGtggcccgcgtcgacgaggtacTTGGCGCACGCCAGGCCGGAgaggccgccgcccacgatGACaaccttcttcttctcgcccatgcccttgagctccttgaacTTCTTGGACAGGGCCTCACCGTCGCGGTAGTTGTCCGTGTTCTTGATCTGCGCGGGCTGGGGGaagtcctcggcgacgacgcggagagggcggcgcgacgaagggGACGTGGCCGACgggaccgcgacgcgagcgcggaccctctggcccaccgccgcgcggctggaGAGCGCCgacatcgcgggcgcggagagaCCGACGACCATCGTGGTGTTGGTGGTGTGTTAGTGCGACGTTCCTTCGGTGCGaaggcgcggcgtcgacgtgtgCGGTGCCGTCGTCTCAATCGCTCCGCATCGTCTTCATTCACCTTTAGTTTATCCTGCGAAAGACGTATCCGCCGCTGATTGGTCGAGCTGAAGTCGAAAACAACGACGGTTTGTTAACCCGAAAATCGCCCAGCACGATTTTAACCTATATTGATGACCTCGACGTATCCCGATCGCATAGAAAGTCTCGTGAATATTTTTTATTTCCGCTCGCCCCAACGATGGGCAGTCACAATCGCCCCGCGAGCGGATCCTCCGCTCGACGAAGGAGGGAAACCTCGCTTTTCTCGGGCATTTTtgggcggcggtgtcggggcggcggagagagagagagagagagagagatGGACCTCTCCGCGGTGGCCCGGCAGAAGGCTaggggcggacgcgcggagccGGCGAGCCCTagcgccacggcgtcgatggaggCGGACGACCACGACTCGGAaggcagcgacgacgaccaacCGGATCCCGAGAGCGCGAAGCAGTACGTCAAGCAGTTCGTCAAGAACTCGCTGGACGGGgtgcggggcgggcggcgagcgcagTACTACGAGGTCCTCGAGGCGTTGGAcggcctcgcgtccgcgacgccctccgggGACCCGGACAAGCTGCTCATGctggaggtgctcggcgagaaCGTGTCGTCGCTCGACGAGCGGCTACACGAGGAACTGCTGCGGCGCGTCATGGGCACCTCGCTCTGGCTCTGCCACGAGGACATCGCGAGGCTCGTCGTGCAGTTCTGCGTCAACCTGATGAGCACTCACACCGGCTCGATGCTCGCGACGTGCCTCGACAtgctcgtcgaggcgttcCTGCCCCCGAGGGGCTACCCCGAAGGACGGTTGGAGGATGAGCTGGACGCGTACATGAGGACGGGGCagtcgccgtctccgggcgcggacgcgtcgcggggcgacggggaggacatggacgacgacgaatcggATCCTAAgggaccgccgcctcggtccgcggcggagaccaCCGCCATgatcgtcggcgccatcACCCAGATCCTCACCCTGGTGCCCCTGTCCGCCACCGTGCTCGGCGGCATCTTACTTCAAAGGATCCCGCACAAGACAGCCGTCAAGGCTCGGCAGTGCCAGTACCTCCGAGCCGCGTTCGCCTTGGTGGAGACGCCCGCGGGACGGCCCTTACGCGACGGCCTGCTGCGGGGCGTGGTGAGACACCTgctggacgtggacgtggagatCAGATGGCAGGATatcgcccccgacggcgacctctccgacgatgacgagacCGAGGttgaggacgaggaggacgacgggaaggagaacggcgcggggggcatattcgagctcgaggacatCGAGAAGACCATCGAGCAGGAGCTGGTGCgacaggcggcggcgtgggagcgcggcgagtccggcgcgggcggggcgaggcAGGGATCGATTCGATCGCCGATgcaccacggcggcggccgcgacgagatcgaggagcAGATCGACATGATCGACTCGATGATGACGCTCGTGCTGGCGCACATCGACAGGCGGATAgactccggcgacgccgcggcgttgaacGAGTGCCTGCTGAAGGTGTTCGTGTCTACCCTGCTCCCCGCGCACGAGTCAAAGTTTACGCAGTTTTTGGTGTTTCACGCGTGCGCccgggaagcggcggcgaaggcgacatCTCCCGGCGCCTCTCTCGGCGCCAACGGCGGGCCCCACGTCGCGAACGCACTGACGGGTGAATTCGACGGGACCGCGCAAATGTTGAGCGCGCGGATCGTGGACCAGCTCATCGGGCGCGTCACCGACCCGATCGCTCGCCCGGCTccgaggctcgcgtcggcggcgtactTGGCCAGCTTTttggcccgcgccgcgtggctGCGCCCTccgttcctcgcggcgacgctgagGCGGCTGGCGCACTGGTGCTGGGCCACGGTggagagcgcgacgagcggcgcgggggtgacgaGCGTGGCGAGGGTGAAGAGCGAGGGACTCTCGCGCGGGTTTGGTTCGTCGTTTCAGATAAACGAAAATGGCGAAAacggcgacacagctggcggcgacaaCAACACCAACACCAACAACAACaccaacaacaacaacaacagcAACGAGGCGACGGGCACGGAGCAGGTGGAGttcgcgaacgcgtcggccgcgacgctcgcggtgttTGACAGCGCGTGTCAGACGCTCATGTACGTCCTCTGCTATCGCATGGACGACATAACGCGGCACGGTGGCGAACCCGCGGAGACTCTTCGGTCCATGCCGCTCCGACAGATCCTCTACTCTCGCCTCCAGCCCCTCCACACCTGCGTCTCCGAGGTGGTCATCGAGTTTttggttcgcgccgccgcggcggggatggaGGGGTTCGATCAGGCGCTCATCGAGCGTCACAAGCGCGAGGACAAGGAGCGCAAGGACCGCGCGGatgggggcggcgcggggggaggcgGAAGTTtcaccgtcgaggacgtcgccgcgcaagccgtcggcgaggggggGTCGCGCGCCGGATCGCACAACGGCGCGGCCGGCATACGTCGCACGCAGTCGGTGGCGACGCTCGGGagggaggtggcggaggctgTGAGACACCGTCGGCCGCTACGGATGTTCTTCCCGTTTGACCCGTACCTGCTGAGACGGTCCTCGGCGCTCCTCCGGCTGCCGCAGAGTTACGTCACGTGGCGGGGcaacgcccgcgacgacgacgacgacgggttcagcgacgacgacgacgacgacgacgacgtcgccacccTGGACTCCGAGCTCGGGTCCGAGGACGTGGGCGAGAGTTCGTCGGATGACGACACCGACCCGGGGGGCGCCGGCCGAAGGGACTCGCTGAGCTCCAGGGGCGCGAAACCCGGAAGCGGTGGGTCCCTGCCAAACTCGCTGGGCTACCCGAACTCGTTGAACCCGAGGCCGAGGAAGCTCACGCGCGGGCTCAGGGGTCCGCAGCCCCTCTTCGGAGGGGTCGgcagcgtcggcggcgtcggctccccgtcgcccacgAACGGCAAGGGTTCGACCCCGCCGGGCGCTAACCCCTTCGCCAgggcgagcgtcggcgcgggcaccTCCCCGGACGCGGTAGTGACGGGTTTCGGCGTGCCCACCGGGGTTGAAACGACGCACGCacgggcgtgggcggcggcggcgggggtgcccaCGGGGGTGCCCACCGGGGTCGGGTTCGGACGGGGCGGTAGCGTGAGCCCGACGAGGaagtcgccgtcgccgctcggcACGTCGCCGCTTCCCCCGCGACCCCCTCGGCCCTCTTGACGGATACGTGTACGCCGTTGATGATTCGTCTAATACTTGTAACACGCGACGTTGGTACTAAAAGTTACCTCGGGTACCTTCGAGGTTACCTTAAAGGTGGTTAGTTTACTATGAActggctcgcgcccgcgagcgcgtgcgccgccccCTCCACCATATCCTGCTCGACGCCTTCGGTCAGTATGTCCGTCTGGTTGAAGAAGACGTTGTACAGGTCGTTGTCCCTGTCCTCGCCCGACGTCGGCTCCGGTCGGACCAGCCtgcccgcgcccccgtccccgccggcttCGGCTTTCGACGCGAAGGGGTGGTAATAGAGAATCTGCCCGCACatctccgcgccgtgcgccacGCCGTAGTCCACCcagtcgccgcccgcgtcgctcgtgtcGAACGTGCACGTGATGTACATGACGTCGTCTGGGCCCATCGTGACCGACGCCCCGGCGTTGTCAACCCCGAGCGGCAGGGGATGAAACGACTGGTCCGGTCCGTAGCCACGATACGCGGGAATAACGCCGAAGGGCTCCTGTTTCCCGCCCCGAATCAAACCGGTCTCGTACCTCTTGAGCATGTGATGGCCGTggaggtgcgcggcgacgagcgtcaCCTCACCGGCGCCAGCCTCGAAGTCGGGCGCGAGACGATCGCGAAAGGGGCCGACCGTGTAGGAAAACGGTAGCTTCGCCTCCCCCGTCGGCAGCTGCATGCGCGTGTGCATCGCCGCCATGACGCCCAAAGATTTGGGCCGCGACCTGTGCGCCTCTCCCCTCGCAATCTCGAACACGATCCCGCTCGAGTCCGCCCACGGGTTAATCggcaccgcctcctccatcggCACGAGGTAGTGCACCTGGTACACCACGTGCGTGATCCCGGTGCCTTTCCCAACCTTCACCGCCGTTCCCTCGGGCGTCCTAAAACCGCTCGCGCCCTTATCGTACGCGTAGATCATCACCCTGCACGGCGCCTTCTTACCCCCAGGACCCGCGTTCTCCTTGTTCACCGCGAACGCCCAGACCGCGCACGTGGCACCGAAGAACGTCTCCGGCAACgactccgcgcccgcgtcgcagCCGAAGGCGGTGATGTGGTGCGTCGCCTCCGGCCGCGTGGTCACGGGTTCGAACCCCACGATGGACAGGGGCTCGTCCAGCGCCCTCGGTATGGCGCGTCGGTGGCATGCGAAGCCGAGGCGCTGGTCGGGTCCGGCGCGTTTCCCGTTCCCGCGGGGCTTGCCGAAGACCCTATGgtccgcggagatggcgggGAGGAGCATGGACCACCGTTCGGTttcggcgtcgatcgcgtgcACGTGcgccatctcctccgccgcgcccacggcgacgggccggTCGGGTCCGTCCAGCGTgagcgtcgagcgcgggtcCACGACGggccgcgcgtccgcggggcgcggaTCGTGCGGTCGCCAcccgcgaccccgcgccgcgcccccctcgcggCTCGACGCCAGCCCGCCCAGGATGAGGAGGAacagcgcgacggacgcggcgcccccggtccagcgggacgcgcgccacgccgcgggtttccggccgcgcggcgcgggcgtcggctcgggctcgagctcgaacggcgccgggcggatCTCGCCGGTCTCCTCGTCCGGTCCGCTCGCCATGccgcctccccgcgccccgatTCTGGTGCCTTGTTAGACTAGCTGTGGCTTGACACGACGCGACATCGACACGCCGCTGGCACGTGGGCAACACGTGGGCAAAACAGCCGTGCGGGTTTGGTGctcgcgccaccggcgggtCCCTTCCCGGGTGCACGCGATAACTTACACTCGTACTCGGTTACAACATGTTGAatgcgacgcgccgggacggTAATATCCgggccccgcgcgacgcgtcgacccgTCTCAATCAAGCCGCGCTCATCCCCCCTTTCGCACGTGGCTTGCCGTCCTCCGAAGCCCTCCGGCTTCCCGGGTTGGACGCAATTATTCCTTTCCGTCCCCTCTGCGTCTCCTTGGCGATGAAACCCCAGAACCCCAACCacgcgtcgcgttcctccttGTCCAGCGTGACCTCATCGCTCGGGTGGTGGCACgactcgtcgaggacggcgatgagcgcctcgcccatcgcgtcgaaGTGCGCCGGCTGGACCCCGTACGTGAGGTGGCGCTTTCCCAACTCTCGTACGTCGCGCTCCACCTTCTCCAGGTCGTGCAGGTTGGCGATGAGCTCCGTCATCGTGTCGACGAACAGCTTGGCGTGGAGCTTGAAGGGCGCGCTGACGAATAAGGTGCGCGCCTGGTGCCGGAACGGGAACAGGCGGAGTACGGCGGTGTCCCCGGTGAAGAGCTTTCGAAATATCTTGGAGCCCGTCGCCATCCGGTCGTTGCCGTGCGCCGAGAGAAGCGCCGCCCACGAGGACTGTATCACCAGCCTCTTCCGCtcggtccatcgccgccggaaCTTGCTCACGCGCTTAATGCCGAAGATGGCCAGgaacggcgcgagggccACCATCGCGCTGGACGGGAACGCCTCGTTCccgatccccgcgcgcgcccaacTTTGAGTGACAAGTGGGCGCGTTTGTTTGCCACGTGACGACGAAATTGCCCTTTTGTCACTTTTTGGGTGTCGCGCACGTGTTTTTTTTTTTTCGTGTTTTTTTTGATTTTTCCGAGCCCGGGCAACGCCGGACAGCAGGCCAGTCTCTTCGCGTTGTTGCTCGGAGCGACTAGGGCATTGCTGCGGGGCGCGTTTGaaggcgtcgacgatcgTCATGGCCAGCGAACCCCCCGTGACGGAGTCGGTGTCCAAGCTCTCGGAGCTCGATCACGTCCCCGATGCGAGCATCAAGGTGATCGCGCAGCACGTCGGCATCGAGTCCTTAGCGGAcgaggtggcgcgcgcgctggcgcccgACGTCGAGTACCGATTGAGGGAGGTGATCCAGGACGCGTGCAAGTTCATGCGCCACAGCAAGCGCACCGAGCTCAGCACCGACGACATCAACTCTTCCTTGGTCATGCGACGGTGCGAACCGCTCTACGGCttccccgcgggcgccggcccCATCCCGTTCCACGAAGTTCCCGGCCACCCGGAGCTGTACATCCCGGAGAACAAGATACTCGACCTCAAggacatcctcgccgcgaagctcccgcgcccgcccatCGCCGTGAACGTCGTGCCGCACTGGCTCGCGGTCGAGGGCGTGCAACCGCTCATACCGGAAAAtcccgcgccccgacccgAGCTCGATCGAACCCCGGGCGTCACATCGACCGAGAACGACAGGCTGTTCCGATCGCCCGTCatccccggcgacgtcaagcccccgcccggcgcgacgggagcggTCAAACCGGAAGAAGGAaccggcgcggtcgtgcaacccgtcgtcgcgcacgagctcaGCAAGGAGCTCCAGCTGTACTTCGACCGCATCACCGCCGTCGTgagggggggcgggggcgaacgcggcgccgaggctccCGTGCTCAgagccgcgctcgagtcCCTCGCCACCGATAGCGGGCTGCACCAGCTCCTGCCCTACTTCACCCAGTTCGTGCAGGACGAGGTGGCGACGTCGCTTCGTAACATGCCCAGGCTCAAGGCGCTCGTGGGGACGATCGAGGCGTTGTGCTCCAATCCCGAGATCCACGTGGAGCTCTACCTGCACCAGCTCATGCCGACGCTCATCACGTGCATGGTGGCCAAGCGGCTCAGCGCCGACCCGACCGACGACCACTGGACCTTGCGGCGATACTCGGCGGAGGTCATGTCCGGCATATGCGCGCGGTTCGGTAAGGACTACCCCACGATACAGCCCCGCATCACCCGCACGCTCCTGCGCGCGATGCTCGACCCGCGCAAGCCGTTTTCCACG
Encoded proteins:
- a CDS encoding predicted protein; protein product: MSAATVVDTLAATRGVPAPSSRRAPAARAASSPAAMFHARPGQIRRGLGSTKAPSTTGRGRRLARVRAGKDKDIEAESAAAIGDFDPLGLASESEAVDADAPARDARSENPGDEDEKTGDAEETAAPDASGSASGEETPSRNKTSSEKKNASDAEGKDSDASNAGSPNPFAKLVPKGVRDWFTSIPANAQARHVDQLYEAADASPGNFVKQDTLMRELYASKRYDDVIKRFEERDFASGPGSVVAYLNSMAKLGKLEQFDVQMPPKSQISMMSVEVMKDKNLRLSGDEAVERVMESVATAAADKSELPIFLRDLSVRSKGKPEVAKLPAGRSAAAPLHVVISDGAGGVARGAGAKAGDNGLVNFLFYCTLGLCAWGGMGAVRQYAGKVSASKGASTSLMTSSQTANRQGGLLPGDAKPSLPAAQKKESSFDPKEYNKEALSEKSVKTFNDVKGCDEAKQELQEIVEYLKNPDLFTRLGGKLPKGVLLSGPPGTGKTLLARAVAGEAGVPFFYRAGSEFEEMFVGVGSKRVRQLFSAAKKKTPCIVFIDEIDAVGTSRKAFETQSRKTLNQLLTEMDGFEQNEGIIVIAATNIPEQLDPALTRPGRFDRLIHVPNPDIGGRREILAHYLSDKPVEADVDVESLARGTSGFSGAELFNLVNMACVQAAVTGETTITSELLDWAKDRIVMGVERKSAVLTEESKRLTAYHEAGHAIVALRTPGAMPVHKATIVPRGSALGMVTQLPDKDETSITRKQLLARLDVCMGGRVAEELIFGKDEVTTGALSDLQQATRLATYMVGEVGLSSLVGPVHVDSMSKGGRRATEALVDKEVVQLLRDSHARVTKLLTKHTADLHTLSAEMLRQETLTGDEIRAVLGMEPAIKPAPPPPKHKPKIAGGDEAALKEAEASNNPGETEKDGEETIDILLPEVVEPVEAIGDKSEAKESEVPA
- the PDS1 gene encoding phytoene desaturase (TargeT predicts 22aa mTP and ChloroP predicts 15aa cTP), which produces MSALSSRAAVGQRVRARVAVPSATSPSSRRPLRVVAEDFPQPAQIKNTDNYRDGEALSKKFKELKGMGEKKKVVIVGGGLSGLACAKYLVDAGHEPIVLEGRDVLGGKVSAWKDKDGDWIETGLHIFFGAYPNMMNLFAELDIEDRLQWKVHKMIFAMQELPGEFTTFDFVKGIPAPLNFGLAILLNQKMLTLGEKLQTAPPLIPMLIEGQDFIDEQDELSVLDFMRKYGMPDRINEEVFISMAKALDFIDPDKLSMTVVLTAMNRFLNETDGLQMAFLDGNQPDRLCAPMVDHIKAGGGDVKLKQRVKEFVLNDDGSVKCLKMVSGEEIVADEYVSAVPVDIMKRMMPKQWGTMPFFHQIQELEGIPVINIHLWFDRKLKNVDHLCFSRSPLLSVYADMSTTCKEYYDEEKSMLELVFAPCSPLAGGKTNWIAKSNEEIVEATMKELERLFPLEIGPKSPDGVGAKLLKHAVVKTPRSVYAAIPGRNKYRPSQATPISNFTLAGDWTSQKFLGSMEGAVLAGKLAAEVVTDKAVYGAPTKGLKKIVPDVIAEARKLQEKEPVGVTGESEVSFGGGCVMEDADEKELAVLDPEQMVKLEGAPAR
- a CDS encoding predicted protein, whose translation is MAHESETGVSTRPERYGASIVDERRDALRDKLKYFESKIDASDPAQVAALEEMREQTAEVERISGVWHTRGLPGVTREWNDPFYCPKQIAPPSSQETLMEYKRMKLEEAKFRAEGPYFSKGKLPPPPALQGLEEEEKPKPSRGREGGGIFVAMMKLSFGMKAKRQKFATQLADDEEDEEEKELKRLKSEPVKEPEDPEVKRAADKLAAFVAARGRAAEEGARAKNPGGDTPFRFLHDKTCNDYRYYESKIAEAVGGEKSGAGASTAPAPAQPAAPAAMTPPAGIPPPPPPDDAIASQPRRRSRWGMAPGEQNPPEAPAQRPNSGWDAGPAPQRQTPGAAPDSERTAAASGVVGGAPIASSNATTSSPDRPRPRRDERRFYHDPRAQGPAGITAASRSGFADGTPDGTPDGTPTPGAQLSGGVVGFDKDAAARDPLRAMEFFAQRAAREEKWREDKRAERERVERQRSERKGFSDPIPGAQLDGSTPAEAEARRMGVNRPIRHEEIDAKYDALGRRGHHMDQFVPEHERVRMMAAAGDPAAQAAQAKQAIEARLNGGGGGGGLGYNPLERKGLGASDPTAPSSQDDIYEQYKKRMSTGYRYRPNPLGNPRKQYY